One genomic segment of Chitinophaga sancti includes these proteins:
- a CDS encoding CusA/CzcA family heavy metal efflux RND transporter, with amino-acid sequence MLDKVIRFSINNKLVIGCLTAVLIVWGVWSALRLPIDAVPDITNNQVQIITNAPTLATQEVEQFVSYPVEQSIANLPDLIEIRSVSRFGLSVVTAVFDDKVDVYFARQLINERLLEVRNQVPEGVAMPELAPVSTGLGQIYEYVLRPKKGSEHKYNAADLRSMQDWIVARQLYGTPGIAEVNSFGGKLKQYEVAVDPDRLKAMNVSISEIFTALHQNNQNTGGAYIDKKPNAYFIRGIGLVTSLEDIGNIVIKNPAGIPVYMKDVANVRFGSAIRYGAMTLNGEEEVVGGIIMMLKGANSAEVVKRVKARMEQIKMALPEDVIIEPYLDRTSLVNRAISTVERNLVEGALIVIFVLVLFLGNIRAGIIVASAIPLSMLFALGLMNVFHVSANLLSLGAIDFGLIVDGSVIIVEATLHHLARRTSQQKLTQAEMNEEVFISASKIRNSAAFGEIIILVVYIPILTLVGIEGKMFRPMAQTVGFAILGALLLSLTYIPMMSALFLPKQISQKVTFADKMIGYFQRIYSRALDKAIRFKYVVVSVAVALTVMAVILFARMGGEFIPQLQEGDYAFHCILPPGSSLSQSIETSMQASRLLKTFPEVKEVIGRTGSAEIPTDPMPPEATDLIVVLKEKSAWTTTKDYNELAHLMEEKLAQIPGVFFEANQPIQMRFNELMTGIRQDVAVKIFGENIDTLAAIAPRVAGVIQGVKGVSTPQIEQTTGLPQITIEYDRIRIANYGLNIADINRIVSAAFAGEVAGSVFENERRFDLVVRLDSAHRSSIDDVANLFIPLPNGNQILLSQLANVSFKDGPAQISREAARRRVVIGFNVVGRDVESVVEEIQDKLAKYKLPTGYYFTYGGTFENLQQASARLSIAVPAALLLIFVLLYFTFHSFKQAGLIFTAIPMSAIGGVLALLTRGMPFSISAGVGFIALFGVAVLNGIVLIGTFNQLEKEGVTNVLERIKRGTMERLRPVLMTATVASLGFLPMALSSGAGAEVQKPLATVVIGGLLSATILTLIVLPLLYMISMKKKALTILLLIGCTCSMKVNAQSPITLHDAYNKALQQNLQIRSADLQLQKSLTLNATAATIPNTGIFAENEDLRPTDSKGILKIGLSQTLDWPGLYKAKRQLLNEQSKSVAYNRTIKALEIKREVQSTWYALWYYQSRQALWTRLDSIYTSLSAAAVLRVKTGESAGLDSIAAIAKARETTVQLQLIDRDLKVQQAVLKKLLNTDTAYVAKSTGIEKVAVDYGDSLDVTHPFIQQQEQNIAIANAEIRVARQTRMPDFQGRFFTQRLYGMRDPYSGFSFTVGVPLFGRGAYHNSIKAAQVEKQFQQSVLDYQQQALQTERQQDVQQLQKNKELLDYYESTGLKQADLIIKAANLSYRAGEISFAELSQFLTQAIDIQRNYLDVLNQYNQSAIQLNFYLNR; translated from the coding sequence ATGTTAGATAAAGTCATCAGGTTTAGTATCAACAATAAACTGGTGATTGGATGCCTCACGGCCGTACTCATTGTATGGGGTGTGTGGAGCGCACTGCGCCTGCCCATCGATGCCGTACCGGACATTACCAATAACCAGGTCCAGATTATCACAAATGCCCCTACGCTCGCCACCCAGGAGGTAGAGCAGTTCGTATCATATCCCGTTGAACAAAGCATTGCCAACCTTCCCGATCTGATCGAAATCCGTTCTGTTTCAAGGTTCGGTTTATCGGTCGTGACCGCCGTATTCGACGATAAAGTGGATGTATATTTTGCCAGGCAACTCATCAATGAGCGCCTCCTGGAAGTAAGGAACCAGGTACCTGAAGGTGTTGCCATGCCTGAGCTGGCGCCTGTGAGCACCGGCCTGGGACAAATTTATGAATATGTATTACGCCCTAAAAAAGGGAGTGAACATAAATACAATGCCGCAGACCTCCGTTCTATGCAGGACTGGATTGTAGCCCGCCAACTCTATGGCACCCCGGGCATTGCAGAAGTCAATAGCTTCGGTGGTAAGCTCAAGCAATATGAAGTAGCTGTAGATCCTGACCGCCTGAAGGCCATGAATGTAAGCATCTCCGAAATTTTCACCGCCCTGCACCAGAATAACCAGAATACCGGTGGTGCTTATATTGATAAAAAGCCCAATGCCTATTTCATCAGGGGTATTGGGTTGGTGACTTCGCTGGAAGACATCGGCAATATTGTAATTAAGAATCCCGCAGGCATTCCTGTCTATATGAAGGATGTGGCGAATGTGAGATTTGGCAGTGCGATCCGCTATGGGGCCATGACCCTGAATGGAGAGGAAGAAGTAGTAGGCGGCATTATCATGATGCTGAAAGGAGCAAATAGTGCAGAGGTAGTAAAGCGGGTAAAAGCAAGAATGGAGCAGATTAAAATGGCCCTCCCCGAAGATGTGATCATTGAACCTTATCTCGATCGTACGAGTCTGGTCAACCGCGCTATCAGCACCGTAGAACGCAACCTCGTTGAAGGCGCTTTGATTGTGATCTTTGTACTGGTATTGTTTTTAGGAAATATACGCGCAGGTATCATCGTCGCATCTGCCATTCCGTTATCTATGCTTTTTGCATTGGGATTGATGAATGTATTCCATGTATCTGCAAACCTGCTAAGTTTGGGGGCTATTGATTTTGGATTGATTGTAGACGGTTCGGTCATCATTGTTGAAGCGACCCTGCATCACCTGGCCCGGCGCACCAGCCAACAAAAACTGACACAGGCAGAGATGAATGAAGAGGTATTTATTTCTGCTTCTAAGATCAGGAACAGTGCCGCTTTTGGAGAGATCATCATTTTGGTAGTATATATCCCTATCCTGACACTGGTTGGCATTGAAGGCAAAATGTTCCGTCCCATGGCACAGACTGTCGGCTTTGCGATATTAGGTGCCTTGCTGCTTTCACTGACTTATATTCCTATGATGTCGGCGTTGTTTTTGCCAAAACAAATTTCACAGAAGGTCACCTTTGCCGATAAGATGATCGGGTACTTTCAGCGGATTTATAGCAGGGCATTGGACAAGGCTATCCGGTTTAAGTATGTAGTGGTGAGTGTGGCAGTAGCGCTGACAGTGATGGCGGTGATATTATTTGCCAGAATGGGCGGGGAGTTCATTCCGCAATTGCAGGAAGGCGACTATGCTTTCCATTGTATCTTACCACCGGGATCTTCTTTGAGTCAGAGTATTGAAACATCTATGCAGGCCTCCCGGTTATTGAAAACGTTTCCCGAAGTAAAAGAGGTGATCGGTCGTACCGGGAGTGCGGAGATCCCTACCGATCCAATGCCGCCAGAAGCGACTGACCTGATCGTAGTGCTGAAAGAAAAATCAGCCTGGACCACCACGAAAGATTACAATGAACTGGCCCACCTGATGGAAGAAAAGTTAGCACAGATACCTGGTGTGTTTTTCGAAGCCAATCAGCCTATTCAAATGCGTTTTAATGAGCTGATGACGGGCATCCGGCAGGATGTAGCGGTGAAGATATTTGGTGAAAATATAGACACCCTTGCTGCAATTGCACCTAGAGTAGCTGGTGTGATACAGGGCGTGAAGGGTGTGTCCACCCCGCAGATAGAGCAAACAACAGGTTTGCCGCAGATCACCATTGAATATGACAGGATCCGTATTGCCAATTATGGATTAAACATCGCTGATATCAACAGGATAGTCAGTGCTGCCTTTGCAGGTGAAGTAGCTGGTTCTGTATTTGAAAATGAGCGGCGGTTTGACCTGGTTGTAAGACTGGATAGTGCACACCGAAGCAGTATTGATGATGTGGCCAACCTCTTTATTCCATTGCCCAATGGCAACCAGATCTTATTGAGCCAGTTAGCAAATGTATCGTTCAAAGATGGTCCGGCCCAGATAAGCAGGGAAGCGGCAAGACGCAGGGTCGTGATTGGTTTCAATGTAGTAGGCAGAGATGTGGAATCTGTAGTGGAAGAGATACAGGACAAACTCGCAAAGTATAAATTGCCTACCGGGTATTACTTTACCTATGGCGGTACTTTTGAAAACCTGCAACAGGCATCTGCCAGGTTAAGCATAGCAGTGCCAGCAGCGTTGCTGTTGATATTTGTATTACTCTACTTTACATTCCATTCTTTTAAACAGGCAGGATTGATCTTTACCGCCATTCCTATGTCAGCTATTGGTGGTGTACTGGCCTTGTTGACACGGGGAATGCCATTTTCTATCTCAGCAGGTGTAGGGTTCATCGCCTTGTTTGGCGTAGCCGTATTAAATGGAATTGTATTGATCGGCACCTTTAACCAGCTGGAAAAAGAGGGCGTGACAAATGTATTGGAACGAATAAAAAGAGGCACTATGGAACGATTACGACCTGTGTTGATGACAGCTACCGTGGCTTCCTTAGGTTTCCTGCCAATGGCATTATCATCCGGCGCAGGAGCGGAAGTACAGAAACCACTGGCCACCGTGGTGATTGGTGGATTGCTCTCTGCGACAATTTTGACCCTGATCGTGTTGCCTTTGTTGTATATGATCAGTATGAAGAAAAAGGCCCTGACCATATTGCTGTTAATAGGTTGTACATGTTCCATGAAAGTAAATGCGCAATCACCCATCACCCTCCATGATGCGTATAACAAAGCATTACAGCAAAACCTGCAAATCAGATCTGCTGACCTGCAACTGCAAAAAAGCCTTACGCTGAATGCCACCGCTGCGACCATCCCGAATACCGGGATCTTTGCAGAGAATGAAGACCTGCGACCTACCGATTCAAAAGGGATCCTGAAGATTGGGCTTTCTCAAACCCTGGATTGGCCAGGGCTGTATAAAGCAAAAAGACAGTTGCTGAATGAACAGTCTAAATCAGTTGCATATAATCGCACGATTAAAGCACTTGAAATAAAAAGAGAAGTACAAAGTACCTGGTACGCGCTCTGGTATTATCAAAGCAGACAGGCACTGTGGACAAGGCTGGATAGTATTTATACATCCTTGTCAGCCGCCGCTGTATTAAGAGTAAAGACGGGTGAAAGTGCCGGATTAGATAGTATTGCGGCCATTGCAAAAGCAAGAGAAACCACTGTACAGTTACAACTCATAGATCGTGATCTGAAAGTACAGCAGGCGGTATTAAAAAAACTGTTGAATACTGATACCGCTTATGTAGCAAAGAGTACCGGCATTGAAAAGGTCGCTGTCGATTATGGTGACAGTCTGGATGTAACTCATCCTTTTATTCAACAACAGGAACAGAATATTGCCATTGCCAATGCGGAGATCAGGGTAGCCCGTCAAACCCGTATGCCCGATTTTCAGGGACGTTTCTTCACACAACGCCTGTATGGCATGCGTGATCCTTATTCCGGATTCTCATTTACTGTCGGTGTTCCTTTGTTTGGAAGAGGTGCGTATCATAACAGCATCAAAGCGGCACAGGTAGAAAAACAATTCCAGCAATCCGTACTCGACTATCAGCAACAAGCATTGCAAACAGAGCGTCAGCAGGATGTACAGCAGTTGCAAAAGAATAAAGAGTTACTGGATTATTATGAATCCACCGGTTTGAAACAGGCGGATCTGATCATCAAAGCTGCCAACCTGAGTTATCGGGCCGGTGAAATCAGTTTTGCAGAGCTTTCGCAATTCCTGACACAAGCTATCGATATACAAAGAAATTACCTGGATGTATTGAACCAATACAATCAGTCCGCCATTCAATTAAACTTCTATTTAAACAGATAA
- a CDS encoding efflux RND transporter periplasmic adaptor subunit translates to MKKVFFLIILTLSACVQPKATHEEDDAAETETNVATITPEQMKAVGIELDTVSQKSLVDAIKLSGMLSVPNQNKALVTALTSGIVKTLTVLPGDYVKKGQVIATLVNPELTKVQEELQSTIAQLNLARIEQQRQQELVAGNAAPLKNLQRVETEIATLTATRNALQQQLSALGISASAVSAGKITTTIAITAPISGTISNVKAEIGANVDAATPVAQIVNNSELHLDLFVYEKDLSKLKPKQDITFTLTNNPGKTYEAAVFSIGTAFENDTKTIPVHAVVNGDKSGLIEGMNVTAVVSTGAIKGPAVPSAAIVSHAGEDYIFVMIKETKEGYEFEKWPVAKGVADVGYSAITPVRELPAHAKVVTKGAFFVLAKLTNKGEE, encoded by the coding sequence ATGAAGAAAGTATTTTTCTTAATCATATTGACGTTATCCGCCTGCGTTCAACCAAAAGCAACGCATGAAGAGGACGACGCTGCTGAAACGGAAACCAATGTTGCCACCATCACGCCGGAACAAATGAAAGCAGTCGGCATTGAATTGGATACTGTCAGCCAGAAAAGCCTGGTAGATGCGATCAAGTTAAGCGGCATGCTCTCAGTGCCTAATCAGAACAAAGCATTAGTAACCGCACTGACCAGTGGCATTGTGAAAACGCTGACCGTGCTACCCGGTGATTATGTAAAGAAAGGACAGGTCATTGCAACACTCGTCAACCCTGAACTGACAAAGGTGCAGGAGGAATTACAATCTACCATTGCCCAATTGAACCTTGCAAGAATAGAACAACAACGCCAGCAGGAATTAGTAGCCGGCAATGCAGCGCCATTAAAAAACCTGCAAAGGGTAGAGACCGAAATCGCTACCCTCACTGCTACGCGAAATGCCTTGCAGCAACAACTGTCTGCATTAGGGATCTCTGCCTCAGCAGTGTCTGCCGGCAAGATCACCACAACGATTGCCATTACTGCACCTATCAGTGGCACCATCAGCAATGTGAAGGCAGAGATAGGAGCGAATGTAGATGCAGCTACCCCCGTAGCGCAGATAGTCAATAACTCTGAATTACACCTCGACCTGTTTGTATATGAGAAGGATCTGTCTAAATTGAAACCCAAACAGGATATTACCTTCACCTTGACAAACAATCCCGGCAAGACGTACGAAGCAGCCGTGTTTTCTATAGGCACTGCATTTGAAAATGACACCAAGACAATTCCAGTACATGCAGTGGTGAATGGAGATAAATCAGGATTGATAGAAGGGATGAATGTAACAGCGGTCGTAAGTACCGGTGCCATTAAAGGCCCTGCAGTACCTTCTGCCGCTATTGTAAGTCATGCAGGAGAGGATTATATATTTGTGATGATAAAAGAAACAAAAGAAGGCTATGAGTTTGAAAAGTGGCCGGTAGCAAAAGGTGTTGCTGATGTGGGATATTCCGCTATCACTCCTGTCAGAGAATTGCCTGCGCATGCCAAAGTGGTGACCAAAGGTGCTTTCTTTGTGTTGGCAAAACTGACGAATAAAGGGGAAGAATAG
- a CDS encoding DUF1223 domain-containing protein: MKKIYLLAAMTLLQFKAFSQGFIVLELFTSEGCSSCPPAEELLASIKTDKPVYILEYHVDYWDRLGWKDPFSCHQFSERQYQYSQFLSSQVYTPQLVMNGTSECIGSDAAIVNKTINAALSKTATTTLNVQGNIQGGKLTINQKNILIAVVQKHAMTQVKRGENEGRTLSHIQIVRSLHLVKNKEAIDLPAGFNTQDYEIIAMVQNPSTGEITAASKVTPSL, translated from the coding sequence ATGAAAAAGATCTATTTATTAGCAGCCATGACGCTATTACAATTTAAAGCGTTTTCCCAGGGGTTTATCGTCCTTGAGTTATTTACATCAGAAGGATGTTCCAGCTGTCCGCCAGCTGAAGAATTGTTAGCCAGTATAAAGACTGACAAACCGGTGTATATATTGGAATATCATGTAGACTACTGGGATCGGCTGGGATGGAAAGATCCCTTTAGCTGTCATCAGTTTTCAGAAAGACAGTACCAGTATAGTCAGTTCCTCTCCAGCCAGGTTTATACGCCACAACTGGTGATGAATGGCACCAGCGAATGCATAGGCAGTGATGCTGCGATTGTGAATAAAACTATTAATGCGGCATTGTCAAAAACAGCGACAACAACCCTGAATGTGCAGGGAAATATCCAGGGAGGGAAGCTAACTATCAATCAGAAAAATATATTAATCGCAGTGGTGCAGAAGCATGCGATGACACAGGTGAAGAGAGGAGAAAATGAAGGACGTACGCTCAGCCATATTCAAATTGTACGAAGCCTTCATTTAGTAAAAAATAAAGAAGCCATTGATCTGCCTGCGGGATTTAATACACAGGATTATGAAATCATCGCCATGGTCCAAAATCCTTCTACGGGTGAGATTACGGCAGCGTCAAAAGTAACACCATCTCTGTAG
- a CDS encoding LytTR family DNA-binding domain-containing protein, whose product MNIVIIEDELRTAKSLEQIILKIKPAAKIVGQYQSVESSVEALSTHNQPDLIFMDIQLADGLCFEIFKSVSISCPVVFCTAFDEYSLDAFKNNGVDYVLKPFSKEDIQEALRKVDELKNFFQQKVMPDLGDLLSKLGAPAAGKTSFLVFKNQKYTTVPVENIAYFFIKNDCTIIVCFDKEQFIINQSLDQIAGMVSAKQFFRVNRQYLVNFKAIKEVEPYFLRKLYVKLVIETAEKLLINKEKSHNFLTWMEER is encoded by the coding sequence ATGAATATCGTAATAATTGAAGATGAATTAAGGACCGCGAAGTCACTGGAACAAATCATCCTGAAAATAAAACCTGCAGCCAAAATAGTTGGCCAGTACCAAAGTGTGGAAAGCTCCGTAGAAGCTTTGTCTACTCACAACCAGCCCGACCTGATCTTTATGGATATTCAGTTGGCAGATGGCCTTTGCTTTGAAATATTTAAATCTGTTAGTATTAGTTGTCCGGTCGTATTCTGTACAGCTTTTGATGAATACTCACTCGATGCTTTTAAAAACAACGGGGTAGATTATGTACTGAAGCCATTTTCAAAGGAAGACATACAGGAAGCGTTGAGAAAGGTAGATGAATTAAAGAACTTCTTTCAGCAAAAGGTTATGCCTGACCTGGGTGACCTATTATCCAAACTGGGTGCGCCGGCAGCGGGCAAAACGAGTTTTCTTGTTTTCAAAAATCAGAAGTACACCACTGTACCTGTTGAAAATATTGCATATTTCTTTATCAAGAATGACTGTACAATTATCGTGTGTTTTGATAAGGAGCAGTTTATTATTAATCAGTCACTGGATCAGATCGCGGGGATGGTATCTGCCAAACAATTCTTTAGGGTGAACAGGCAGTACCTCGTGAATTTTAAAGCGATCAAAGAGGTAGAACCTTATTTTTTAAGAAAGCTATATGTGAAGCTGGTGATAGAGACGGCGGAGAAGTTGTTGATCAATAAAGAGAAGTCACATAATTTCCTGACATGGATGGAAGAGAGATAA
- a CDS encoding MFS transporter, giving the protein MTASNSFRWTTAVTSLAFVVAQLDVSIVNIALPEIAKTFKADMSILQWVIDAYALAFAVLMLSAGNLSDLFGAKHVFQWGMFIFCAASVGCGFAGTAGMLIVWRVLQGVGAATMIPSSLAILNQSFAHMPDIRARAVGLWTAAGSAAIAAGPIAGGIIISVSNWRYIFFVNAPLCIAGMLLTVRLPKNESAVVKKKIDFPGTITWMIAITTLIGAIIEGPKLGITHPFIYGACLLSIVSLIVFIILEKKGSHPMLPLYLFHSGSFNVLLLLGALLNGFYYGTVFILSLYLQNVLHYPSLTAGFAFLPLTIGFVISNLMSGSIINKYGIRKPILVGLVMFAIGFAGLLIAKEDTPYWQLFLPFLIIPMGMGLAVPSMTTGILSSVDKQLSGTASAALNTVRQAAGATGVAILGAAAAGGGMAILHAISLSVYVAVAGTFVLIALIYLKLKARH; this is encoded by the coding sequence ATGACCGCCAGTAATAGTTTCAGATGGACCACGGCTGTAACCAGCCTTGCTTTCGTAGTTGCACAATTAGATGTTTCCATCGTAAATATCGCCTTACCCGAAATCGCAAAGACATTTAAAGCTGATATGAGCATACTGCAATGGGTAATTGATGCCTATGCATTGGCCTTTGCGGTATTGATGTTGTCAGCAGGGAACCTGAGTGATTTGTTTGGCGCCAAACATGTATTTCAGTGGGGGATGTTCATATTTTGCGCCGCCTCAGTAGGCTGTGGATTTGCAGGTACTGCAGGAATGCTGATAGTATGGAGAGTATTGCAGGGCGTTGGCGCAGCTACCATGATACCCAGTTCGCTGGCTATTCTAAATCAGAGCTTTGCCCATATGCCGGATATTCGTGCAAGGGCGGTCGGTTTGTGGACGGCGGCAGGTAGTGCCGCTATTGCAGCCGGACCTATTGCAGGAGGTATTATTATTTCTGTCAGCAACTGGCGTTATATCTTCTTTGTAAATGCGCCATTGTGTATAGCGGGGATGTTGCTGACAGTAAGATTACCGAAAAATGAATCGGCGGTAGTTAAAAAGAAGATAGATTTTCCGGGTACGATTACCTGGATGATTGCGATCACTACCCTGATTGGCGCCATCATTGAGGGCCCTAAATTAGGCATCACGCATCCGTTCATCTACGGCGCCTGTCTGCTCAGTATCGTATCATTGATTGTGTTTATCATACTGGAAAAGAAAGGTAGTCATCCCATGTTGCCATTGTATCTTTTTCATTCAGGGTCATTCAATGTATTGTTGTTGTTGGGGGCATTGTTGAATGGATTCTATTACGGCACTGTGTTTATACTGAGCCTGTACCTGCAAAATGTATTGCATTATCCTTCATTGACGGCGGGTTTTGCGTTTCTGCCTTTGACGATCGGGTTTGTGATTTCCAATTTAATGAGTGGGTCGATTATCAATAAATACGGAATTCGTAAACCTATACTCGTAGGTTTGGTGATGTTCGCCATTGGGTTTGCAGGTTTGTTGATTGCAAAGGAAGATACGCCTTACTGGCAGTTGTTCCTGCCTTTCCTGATTATTCCAATGGGGATGGGATTGGCCGTGCCTTCGATGACCACGGGTATTTTGTCCAGCGTGGATAAGCAATTGTCAGGTACGGCTTCTGCTGCTTTGAATACGGTGCGGCAGGCAGCAGGTGCTACCGGTGTGGCGATACTGGGTGCAGCTGCTGCAGGAGGAGGTATGGCCATCCTGCATGCGATCTCACTGAGTGTGTATGTGGCAGTGGCGGGTACATTTGTTTTAATCGCCCTTATTTACCTGAAGTTGAAAGCGCGTCATTAA
- a CDS encoding Crp/Fnr family transcriptional regulator: MEPLITYLLQFGYLTEQQIAQIKSKAQWKKLPKGASFSEAGKVSEEIGYVTEGVCRICYYNKAGEGFTRYFVYEDRFAADFSSFRDELPASEYIEAVTDCVLLVFSKADFNYLDKVVPGWKDIFARITASVLESKMKAAGNMLVQDAQSRYLHFIEYYPGLANRVPQAMLASYLGITPSSLSRIRKSLL; encoded by the coding sequence ATGGAACCACTCATTACGTACCTGCTTCAATTTGGGTACCTGACTGAACAACAGATCGCGCAAATCAAAAGTAAAGCACAATGGAAAAAGCTGCCCAAAGGAGCGAGTTTCTCCGAAGCCGGGAAAGTATCCGAAGAAATAGGTTATGTAACCGAAGGAGTTTGCCGTATTTGTTATTATAACAAAGCAGGAGAGGGGTTCACCCGTTATTTTGTATATGAAGACCGTTTTGCGGCCGACTTCAGTAGTTTTCGTGATGAACTGCCTGCTTCAGAATATATAGAGGCTGTGACTGATTGTGTATTGCTCGTGTTCTCAAAAGCAGATTTCAATTACCTCGACAAAGTGGTGCCCGGCTGGAAAGATATTTTTGCAAGGATCACAGCATCCGTGTTGGAAAGTAAGATGAAAGCCGCCGGCAATATGCTGGTACAGGATGCGCAATCCCGTTATTTGCATTTTATAGAATACTACCCGGGGTTAGCGAACAGGGTGCCACAGGCCATGCTCGCATCCTATCTTGGTATTACTCCGTCGTCGTTAAGCCGTATCAGGAAATCCCTCCTTTGA
- a CDS encoding winged helix-turn-helix transcriptional regulator, protein MQTTGSFNTIPCHAPGRIRNEEGHDNKPVSVNYAITEYGLTLETVIKELSHWGNTHRIQLMGKV, encoded by the coding sequence TTGCAAACCACCGGAAGCTTTAATACTATCCCCTGTCACGCACCTGGCCGCATCAGAAACGAGGAAGGTCACGATAATAAACCGGTGAGTGTAAACTATGCCATTACGGAATATGGTCTTACCCTGGAAACTGTGATCAAAGAATTATCTCACTGGGGCAATACCCACAGAATACAATTAATGGGTAAGGTTTAA
- a CDS encoding metallophosphoesterase family protein, translated as MKAYITDSHLGQELQTGNGISYINNPIAHTKNFRMILDDVAERGIKEIVFGGDIGSPEMNQWFFDVIAQRGFSLWMVLGNHDTFAAVSQYYPEPANYIKEDAAIRYIILDTSDNKIDGERLRWLREMLNTDKEIVLFVHHPVLAINTPIEGLGAALQGRDELKALLKGSHKKITIFCGHYHMIDEAEEDNIYQYTTPAASYQIGKETAEVEIDQSVCGYRIIDTTGGDITTEMVLLLTLP; from the coding sequence ATGAAAGCATATATCACAGATAGTCATTTAGGACAGGAATTGCAGACAGGGAATGGCATCAGTTATATCAATAATCCTATAGCCCATACAAAGAACTTTAGGATGATTTTAGATGATGTAGCGGAGAGAGGAATTAAAGAGATTGTATTTGGAGGGGATATTGGCTCCCCTGAAATGAATCAATGGTTCTTTGATGTAATTGCGCAGAGAGGGTTTTCATTGTGGATGGTATTGGGAAACCATGATACCTTTGCTGCTGTGAGTCAATATTATCCAGAGCCTGCAAATTATATCAAAGAGGATGCAGCGATAAGGTATATTATCTTAGATACTTCTGATAATAAAATAGATGGGGAGCGATTGAGATGGTTAAGAGAAATGTTAAATACAGACAAAGAGATCGTTCTTTTTGTACACCATCCTGTGTTAGCGATCAATACCCCGATAGAAGGATTAGGTGCTGCGCTGCAAGGTCGGGATGAGTTGAAGGCTTTGTTAAAAGGATCACATAAAAAAATAACGATTTTCTGTGGTCACTACCATATGATAGATGAAGCTGAAGAAGATAATATTTATCAATACACAACACCAGCCGCTTCTTACCAGATTGGAAAAGAAACGGCTGAGGTAGAGATAGACCAAAGTGTATGTGGATATAGAATAATAGATACGACTGGTGGGGATATTACTACAGAGATGGTGTTACTTTTGACGCTGCCGTAA
- a CDS encoding DoxX family protein — MNHKAVNAIYWTGIALTSLWFGTSGICELTNNPLVWNITLQLGYPPHFIYILGVAKLSGIAVLLIPNKLNRLKEWVFAGMFFDIIFAFGSKLAVLGAAATVDAVIAFIMVGVTYLMFRKRTVSNF; from the coding sequence ATGAATCATAAAGCAGTAAACGCCATCTATTGGACAGGTATCGCCCTCACATCATTATGGTTTGGTACCAGTGGTATTTGTGAACTCACAAACAATCCGCTGGTATGGAATATCACCTTACAACTGGGCTATCCGCCACATTTTATTTATATACTGGGTGTAGCAAAATTATCCGGCATTGCAGTGCTCCTCATTCCAAATAAGTTGAACAGGCTGAAAGAATGGGTTTTTGCAGGTATGTTTTTCGATATCATTTTTGCCTTCGGATCTAAATTAGCTGTGTTGGGGGCGGCTGCTACCGTGGATGCCGTCATTGCATTTATAATGGTCGGGGTCACGTACCTCATGTTCCGTAAAAGAACCGTCTCAAATTTTTGA